In the genome of Sphingomonas alpina, the window GTAATCGTCGCCCTTCCAGCCGATCTTCGTCAGTTGATGGACCGCGGCGCGAGTCAGTTCCTGGCGCAATTTGGTGCCCGGATTGACGAAGGCGGCGCCAGGCATGTGCAGGCCCATCACTTCCATCATCATCTGATTGGAATTGGCGGTGCCGTAAAAGGTACAGGTGCCCTTGCCGTGATAGGCGGCGATCTCCGCCTCGAGCAGTTCGTCGCGCGTCGCCAGACCCTCGGCATAAAGCTCGCGGACGCGGGCCTTTTCCTTGTTGGGAATGCCGGTGCGCATCGGTCCGGCGGGAATCAAAATCATCGGCAGATGACCGAAGCGCAGCGCGCCCATCAGCAAGCCGGGGACGATCTTGTCGCAGATGCCGAGCAGCGCCGCGCCCTCGAACATGCCGTGGCTCAGCGCGATGCCGGTGCTCATCGCGATCGTGTCGCGGCTGAATAGCGACAATTCCATGCCGGGATAGCCCTGCGTCACGCCGTCGCACATCGCCGGCACGCCGCCGGCGACCTGCGCCGTCGCGCCGGCTTCGCGCGCCCAGATCTTCATCTGTTCGGGGTAGCGATAATAGGGCGCGTGCGCCGACAGCATGTCGTTATAGGCCGTGACGATGCCGATGTTCATCGCCGTGCCCGGCTTCATCGCGTCACGATCTTCGTCGGTACCGGCATAGCCATGCGCCAGATTGGCGCAGCCGAGCATGGGCCGCTCGATGCCGCTGTCGCGCTCGTGCCGGATCAGCGCGAGATAGGCGTCACGCGTCGGCTTCGATCGCTCGATGATCCGGTCGGTGACGGCCGCGACAGCAGCGTTGAGCGTCATGCGGGGCTCCAATGGATGTCGACCGGCAATTCCGCGTCGGCGAGCACGCGGCCGATCGGGTAGGGCGAGGCGGGACCCTGCTTGATTGCCTGCTCGATCACCTTGCGCTTGGCGTCGCCGGTCACGGCGAGCGTGAGGGCACGAGCCGAGACGATCGCGGCGCGGCTCAGCGTCACGCGCGGCACCGGCGCCTCGGGCGGCAGCGGATCGGGCATCACGCCAAGCGCGCGGCGTTCGCGCGGGCCGGCAATCGCTTCCTCATAATCGGGGCCGGGGAAGATCGAGGCGGTATGGCCGTCCGCGCCGACGCCGAGCAGGCACAGGTCGAGCGGCCAGTGATGATCGCCAAGGCGCGAATCCGCTGCGCGGCCCGCCGCTTTGTAATCGGCGGCGGCTTCGCTGACGATCGGGATCACGCGCGCGCCCTTGGGGATGAATACCTTGCCGATCGCGGTGATGTTCGACAGCGGATCGCCGAGCGGCACGATGCGCTCGTCGGTCGGGATGATCGTGACGCGCTTCCAGTCGAGCTTGGTCGCAGCGAGCTTGGTATAGATGGGCAGGGGGGTCTTGCCGCCGGCCAGGGCGATGACGCACGCCCCGCGCGCATCGATCGCGCTTTCGATCACAAAGGCGATATCGCCCGCGACCGCATCCGCCATTTCGTCGGCGTCGTCATAATCCCACCATTCGATTTCTTCGCTCATCTGTCCGTTCCATAAATCTGAAAAATGAAAGCCGTTCGTGCTGAACTTGTCGAAGCACCGTTCTTCTTCGGCGGAATGTCGGAGAAGAAGAGCGGCCCTTCGACAAGCTCAGGGCGAGCGGTGGTTCGTTAGGTCAAAACTCAATCATCCTGCCACGTGACTCCGTCGCGCTCGGTCAGCGCGATCGCAGCCGATGGGCCCCATCCGCCCGAGGCATAGGATTTGGGTTTCACCCCGTTCGCTTCCCAGCCTGCACGGATCGCGTCGATCCATTGCCACTGCGCCTCGACCTCGTCGCGGCGCACGAACAAGGTCGGGTCGCCCTCGATCAAATCAAGCAGCAACCGTTCATAGGCGATGCGCCGCCGCGTGCCGGCAAAGGCGCTGTCGAGGCTGAGATCGAGCGGTACCTCGCGCAACCGGATGCCGTCGCGGTCGAGCCCGGGTTCCTTCGCCATCACCAGCAGCCGGACATATTCCTCGGGCTGGAGCCGGATGATCAGCATGTTGGGCTGGAGCAGGCCACCACGGTCGCCGAACATCGAGTGCGGCACCGCCTTGAACTGGATCGCGATCTCGGACCGGCGCGCGGGCATGCGCTTGCCGGTACGAAGATAGAAAGGCACGCCCTGCCAGCGCCAATTATCGACATGCGCCTTGATCGCGACGAAGGTCTCTGTGTTCGACGGCTTGCCCAGCTCATCGGCATAACCCTTCACGATCTCGCCATTGACAGCGCCTGCGGCATATTGGCCGGTGACGGTGAGATGCGGAACATCTGCCGGGGCCATTTGGCGCAGCGAGCGGAACACCTTGGCCTTTTCGTCGCGAACCGCTGTGCCGTCGAAGCGAGCAGGGGGTTCCATCGCGATCAGCGCGAGCAATTGCAGCATATGGTTCTGGACCATGTCGCGTAGTGCGCCCGCATTCTCATAATAGCCCGCGCGATCCTCCAGCCCGACCGTCTCGGCGATGGTGATCTGGACATTGTCGATGCCGCGCGCATTCCACACCGGCTCGAAGAAGGAATTGCCGAAGCGCAGCGCGAGGATGTTCTGGACCGTTTCCTTGCCGAGATAATGGTCGATACGAAACGTGCGGTCCTCGCTGAACGCAGTGGCCACCGTGTCGTTGATCTCTCGGCTGCTTTCCAAGTCGTAACCGAGCGGCTTTTCGAGCCCGATCCGCACGGTTTCCCCGGCCAAGCCAGCGCCGGCCAGTCCCTTGATCACCGGCTCGAACAGCGACGGCGCAGTCGATAGGAAGATTGCTAGACCCTTTGAGACATCGCCGACTTTTTTCGCCAGATCCTTATAATGCGCCATGTCAGTCGCATCGAGCGGCTGATAGCCCAGCCGCTCGATGAACGACTTCATTGCCTTCTCGTCCTTGCGGTCGGCAGGCAGGAATTCGTCGAGCGCACCTTTTGCGAACTTGCGGAAGCTGGCATCGTCATGCTCGGACCGCGCCGTGCCGGTGATTGTCAGCTCTTCCGGCAACAATCCGTCGGCATGCAAGCCATAGAGCGACGGGAGCAGCATACGCTGCGCCAGATCGCCGGTCGCACCGAACAGGAGCAGCTTGGCCACTGGATTGCGCATGATATCTCCTTAATTCGCCGTGCCGCGCGGTAGCCTGAGGGAGGCGCGCCGCCAACGGGAATATGTATGCGTTAGACGGTCAGCCCGGCGATCGGGTCGAATCCCGCCATGATGTTCAAATTCTGCACCGCAGCACCCGCCGCACCCTTGCCGAGATTGTCGAGCGTCGCGATCAGCCGCGCCTGGCCGGTTTCGGGATTGCCGCAAACGCGAAGCGTCAGGCGGTCGGTGCCTGCATCGGCCTCGATCGCGACGGTGGCGGCATCGCCCTCGACGATATTGATCAGCGCACAGTCACGATACGCCTCACTCAGCACCGCCTCGCAGACATGCAGGCTCGGCCGGCGTGGAAACGCATGCAGCGGCAGCGGCACCTCCACGATCATGCCACGATAGGTATTGGCAACCGAAGGCATGAAGATCGGCGGGTGCTCGATCCGCGCATGCTTCTGCATTTCCGGCACATGCTTATGCGCAAGGCCGAGCCCATAGGTGCGCGCGGCCGGGGGTGGATTCGCGCTCTCGAACTCGGCGATCATCGCCTTGCCGCCGCCGGAATAGCCCGACACCGCATTGACCGTGAGCGGCCAGTCGACCGGCACCAGGCCCATGCGCACCAGCGGGCGCACCAGCGCGAGAAAGCCGGTCGGGTAGCAGCCCGGATTGCTCACCCGCTTCGCCTCGGCAATCGCCGCCTGCTGGCCGGGCTCGAGCTCGGGAAAGCCATAGTTCCAGCCCTCCGCCGTGCGGAACGCGGTGGAAGCGTCGATTACCCGTGTGCGGTCATTGTCGATCAGCGCCACCGCTTCGCGCGCGGCGTCGTCGGGCAGGCACAGGATAACGAAGTCGGCATCGTTCAGTGCCTCGGCACGGACGGCGGGATCCTTGCGCCGTGCGTCATCGATCTCGACGAGCGCGATATCGACTCGTCCGGCAAGCCGCTCGCGAATCTCCAGGCCAGTGGTGCCCGCGGCGCCATCGATGAAGACGCTGATGCTCATTGGACGTAGGGCGCCAGCGCGGCCGCGGCGATATAGCCGACCTGGCCGTGAGCTGGTGCGATTCCCCAAGCGTCGTCGCCAGCATATTCAAGCACCTCGAACAGGTCCTCTGGCATCAGGATGGCGATCGACGCGGAATCCAGCGGCCGCTCGCTCCGCAGGGTCGTCCGTGTCGCAACCACCATCGGCAACGGCGCCGCGTAATGCGGCGCGAAGACGTGCTCGGCGAGACGAATGTCCGCGATATCGCGGCGGACGGCGTTGGTACGCGGATCGAGCGTGACCGACGGCCCGGTAAGCGCAAAGCTCCTACGCGCTGGCCCGGCGGGCGGCGGGTTGCTCGGCATCGCCGAGGAATTGCCCGAACTCTTCAAGAAACTCTGCCCCTTCATTGGTCTTCGCGACGAAGATATTGCGCTTGTCGGTATCGTCGCGCTGACGGCGCAGATAGCCCAGCGCACCAAGTCTGTTCAAGGCGCGCGTGACGACCGGTTTAGAAACATTCAGCACGCGGGCAAGCCCGCGCACCGTATGCGGGCCCGGTCTGAGATAAACGACGAGAAGCAGCGCCATCTGGCGATTGGTCAGGTCGGGTTCGCCGGACCGTACATAATCGACCAGTGCCTGCATCCAGGAGCCGAGGGTAGAACCCGCCGCTGCGGGGGAACGTTCAAGGATGGTGGCCACAATAGAATTCCACGTTACGCAATGCCCGAAGGCAGGACATCGGTGTTCATAACGCCCGCAAGCGCGGCTGGTTTCAGTGCGGAGGCGAAATGTTCATCTTAGCCGCCAGAACGTTTCGCCTGTGCGGTGGTTGATCGAAACGGCCGCCTCGCCTATGTGGCCGCTTTCCTCATCCAAAGATCGCGCACCCACTCATGTTCACCTTTATCCTCGTCGTTCATGCCGTTGTCGCGGCCTTCCTGGTCGGCGTCATTCTGATGCAACGGTCGGAAGGCGGCGGGCTGGGGACGGGGGCAGCCCATCGGGGCTGATGTCGGCACGCGGCGCGGCCGACTTCCTGACTCGCGCGACTTCGGTTCTGGCGACAGTATTCGTCACGCTGAGCATCGTGCTCGCGGTGCTCGCCTCGACCCGTCAGGCGGTGACGATCGATCCGACCCTCGCACGCAAGCCAGTGGCGGCGCCGGCTGCGGCACCTCCTGCCGATGATGCGGCAACGGCAGCAGCGCTCGCGGCGAACGCGACCGCACCGGTGAACAATAGCGCAGTTCCGCTCGCGCAATAATCTCAGCCACAATCCGCAACTTAGCGGATTTCTGACAGCTTTTCGGAGTCGCGCGCTTGTCGCGCGACCCTAAACGACGCTAGGCCTTTGCTCCCATGGCGCGGTTCATTTTTATCACCGGCGGCGTGGTTTCCTCGCTCGGCAAAGGTCTCATGGCGGCGAGCCTCGCGGCTCTCCTGCAAGCGCGCGGCTATCGCGTGCGCATTCGCAAGTTCGATCCCTATCTGAACGTCGATCCCGGCACCATGTCGCCCTATCAGCATGGCGAAGTCTATGTGACCGATGACGGGGCGGAGACAGATCTCGATCTTGGCCATTATGAGCGCTTCACCGGCGTGCCGTCGCGCCAGTCGGACAATGTCACCTCGGGCCGGATCTATCAGCAGATCATCGCGCGCGAACGGCGCGGCGATTATCTCGGCGCGACGGTGCAGGTCATCCCGCACGTCACCGACGCGATCAAGGAATTCGCCCAGGCGGAGACCGACGACCTCGACTTCGTGCTGTGCGAGATCGGCGGCACCGTCGGCGATATCGAATCGCTGCCCTTCATTGAGGCGATTCGCCAGCTCCGGAACGATCTCGGCCGCGGCCAGTCGGTCAGCATCCATGTGACCCTGGTGCCGTATATCGCAGCGGCCGGTGAGTTGAAGACCAAGCCGACCCAGCATTCGGTACGCGAACTCGCCGCATTGGGAGTACAGCCCGATGTGCTGGTATGCCGCTGCGAACAGCCGCTGCCGGCCAGCGACCGCGCCAAGATCGCCTTGTTCTGCAACGTGCCCCAGGCCGCCGTCATTCCGGCGCTCGATGCCAAGAGCATTTATGCCGTGCCGATGCAGTATCACGCCGAAGGACTCGATTCGGAAGTTCTGCGTGCGTTCGGGATCGAGCCCGGCGAAGCGCCCAAGCTCGATCGCTGGATCGATATTGTCGACCGGCTCGAGAATCCCGAGGGCGAAGTCACGATCGGCGTGGTCGGCAAATATGTCGGCCTGCCCGATGCCTACAAGTCGCTCAACGAGGCTTTGGTCCATGGCGGCATCGCCAATCGGGTCAAGGTCAACATCCAGTGGATCGACGCCGAGCTGTTCGAACAGACCGACAGCGACGTCGCGGCCAAGCTCGAGCCGCTTCACGCGATCCTCGTCCCCGGCGCGTTCGGCGAGCGCGGCGCGGAGGGCAAGATCGCCAGCGTGCGCTTCGCACGCGAGCGCCGCGTGCCCTATTTCGGTATCTGCTTCGGTATGCAGATGGCGTGCGTCGAGGGTGCGCGCGACCTGGGTGGCATCGCCAATGCCTCATCGACCGAGTTCGGCCCGACCGACGAACCGGTGGTCGGCATGATCACCGAATGGATGACCGCCGACGGTATTCAGAAGCGTGAAGAAGGCGGCGATCTGGGCGGCACGATGCGCCTCGGCGCCTATGAAGCGAAGCTCGATGGCAACAGCGTCGTCGCCTCGATCTATGGCAGCGACGATATCAGCGAGCGTCACCGCCACCGCTATGAGGTCAATACCGGCTATCGCGATGTCCTGGAAAAGGGCGGGCTGGTCTTTTCCGGCATGTCGCCCGACGGCACCTTGCCCGAAATCGTCGAGCGGCCTGACCATCCATGGTTCATCGGTGTGCAGTTCCACCCCGAATTGAAGAGCAAGCCGTTCGACCCGCATCCCTTGTTCGCCAGCTTCGTCGAAGCCGCGGTCAAGCAGAGCCGGCTGGTCTGAAACCCGGGCTTTCTCCCTGTTTTGTCCGATGAACAGGGAGATTATCAGGGAGCGGCATTTATTTCAGCCTCTTCCGGACCGGAAAACTTGTTTTTCGTGTCAAATAAACCCGCCTGCTCAATGACTTGCATAAGGCCTCCCTGTTAATTCGATAACAGGGAGATGTGCCTGGATAACAGGGAGATCGGCTCCCTGTTATTCCGGTGAAGCAGGGAGTGATCCTCTCCCTGTTTATTCCAACCATGAGAAAGAGCGGTGCAAGCAGGCAGCATGCCTTGAGCGCATGTTGCCCGCACGCGTTCTGCAGTTGAATCGGGCTCCGGCGATTGCCGCCACGTAACGGTTGCACAACCGTTGCGCCTGTCGCTGCGTGTCGCTGCACCTGCCGGTTCGCGGGTCTCACCGCTAATGCGCCGTCAGACGCCGACCAACCGAGGAACGGCAATCAGGATCGAGGATCTGTCATGCCGAAAATCAACATCGTTCCGGCTGCGTTGAGCGCAGCCATGCTGCTCATCGCGATGCCGGCCTCGGCACGGACAGCCTCCGGCCCGGAGGCGCTGAAGAATGCGGAAGCCGATCCGGCAGCGGCCATCGCGATACCTTCGCTGATCCGCGGCCGCGCGCAACCCGACCAGGCTGGCGCACCCGATCGGCGTTCGGTGTCCGCAGGCCAGATATGCGCCAAGGCGGCGGAGCCGGATGACGGGGCTCCGGCTGCACGGATGCAATCGTCGAATACCCTCAAACAGATCGGCCTGGCCAACCGGAATTGTGGCTGAATCAACTCATAACGGTATAGATTGAAAGGATTTTTCGATGAAGAAGTTTGTTATCATGGCGGCATTTGGTTCGCTGTTGTTCGCCGCCGCGCCCCTGTCCGCCCGGGTGGATGGGCCGAAGGATCTGCGCGATGCCGATAAGGGCTGCCCGACAGATGCGGCAACGCAGAAGTCCGGCGCGCGCGGTCAGGGCAAGCCGCACGTGCGGGTATTCGACGGCGCTACGGGGGCCGGCAACGCGGCGGCGCAGGGCGTGAACAGGGCGCGAGAAATCCGCCCGACGCGCGCGCAGGCCATGAACAATCTCAAGCAAATGGGAATGGCAAGCTGCGGGCAATAGCGTCACGGGAATCGCTTCGCCGCGAAGGGTGATGTCGATCGTATCGACGGGCTGCTCGACCGTACGACCCTCTCCCGAAACGGGGGAGGGTCGTTTGCCAATGGCACCGCGCAGCGCTGATTTGGGTCGGTTCACCGAAGCATCAAAGCGAAAAAGCGCGGATTTGCGTCAGCGTAAAGTTCAACTTTAGGGCGCTCAAGAACGCAGCGGATAGAACTCCCACTGGAATAGTAGAGTTTAAGCTCTTCTCTAGGGGGGAATCATTCATGCTCGCTCACACACTTTCCGCTTTGCTGGCTTCGACAGCGATTGCGCAGACCTCTCCGGAAGCCGTTGCGCCGCCGCAGGTCTCGCCGACAGTGGCTGTTCCCGGCACGCAGGAGCGCGATGAAGAGGATGTTCAGCGCAGCTCGGTCGCATCCGACATCATCGTCACCGCACGTCGTCGCGCGGAAGCGGTGCAGGACGTGCCGATCGCGATCTCGGTCGTCGGCGTCAAGGAGCTCGACACGACCGGCAGCTTCAACGTGCAGCGGCTTCAGCAGCTTCAGCCCACGCTGCAATTCTATTCGTCCAATCCACGCAACTCATCGGTCAACATCCGCGGCCTCGGTGCGCCGCTCGGCCTGACCAATGACGGGATCGACCAGGGCGTCGGCGTCTATATCGACCAGGTCTATTTCAGCCGTGTCGCGGTCGCCACGCTCGATTTCCTCGATGTGCAGCAGGTCGAGACGCTGCGCGGACCGCAGGGGACGCTGTACGGCAAGAACACCGTCGCGGGCGCGATCAACATCACCTCCAAGGCGCCGAGCTTCTCTTATGAAGGCCGTGCCGAAGTCACCGCTGGCAACCTCGAATTCAAACAGGCCAAGGCATCGGTTTCAGGCCCGATCAGCGACACCGTGGCCGCGCGCATCGGCCTCTCCGTCACCAGCCGCCGCGGCACGATCTACAACGTAGCAAGCGGCAATTATGTCAACGCGCAGGACAATATCGGCTTCCGTGGTGCGATCCTGTGGAAAGCG includes:
- the pgl gene encoding 6-phosphogluconolactonase translates to MSEEIEWWDYDDADEMADAVAGDIAFVIESAIDARGACVIALAGGKTPLPIYTKLAATKLDWKRVTIIPTDERIVPLGDPLSNITAIGKVFIPKGARVIPIVSEAAADYKAAGRAADSRLGDHHWPLDLCLLGVGADGHTASIFPGPDYEEAIAGPRERRALGVMPDPLPPEAPVPRVTLSRAAIVSARALTLAVTGDAKRKVIEQAIKQGPASPYPIGRVLADAELPVDIHWSPA
- the zwf gene encoding glucose-6-phosphate dehydrogenase, whose amino-acid sequence is MRNPVAKLLLFGATGDLAQRMLLPSLYGLHADGLLPEELTITGTARSEHDDASFRKFAKGALDEFLPADRKDEKAMKSFIERLGYQPLDATDMAHYKDLAKKVGDVSKGLAIFLSTAPSLFEPVIKGLAGAGLAGETVRIGLEKPLGYDLESSREINDTVATAFSEDRTFRIDHYLGKETVQNILALRFGNSFFEPVWNARGIDNVQITIAETVGLEDRAGYYENAGALRDMVQNHMLQLLALIAMEPPARFDGTAVRDEKAKVFRSLRQMAPADVPHLTVTGQYAAGAVNGEIVKGYADELGKPSNTETFVAIKAHVDNWRWQGVPFYLRTGKRMPARRSEIAIQFKAVPHSMFGDRGGLLQPNMLIIRLQPEEYVRLLVMAKEPGLDRDGIRLREVPLDLSLDSAFAGTRRRIAYERLLLDLIEGDPTLFVRRDEVEAQWQWIDAIRAGWEANGVKPKSYASGGWGPSAAIALTERDGVTWQDD
- the argC gene encoding N-acetyl-gamma-glutamyl-phosphate reductase — translated: MSISVFIDGAAGTTGLEIRERLAGRVDIALVEIDDARRKDPAVRAEALNDADFVILCLPDDAAREAVALIDNDRTRVIDASTAFRTAEGWNYGFPELEPGQQAAIAEAKRVSNPGCYPTGFLALVRPLVRMGLVPVDWPLTVNAVSGYSGGGKAMIAEFESANPPPAARTYGLGLAHKHVPEMQKHARIEHPPIFMPSVANTYRGMIVEVPLPLHAFPRRPSLHVCEAVLSEAYRDCALINIVEGDAATVAIEADAGTDRLTLRVCGNPETGQARLIATLDNLGKGAAGAAVQNLNIMAGFDPIAGLTV
- a CDS encoding SH3 domain-containing protein — its product is MKGQSFLKSSGNSSAMPSNPPPAGPARRSFALTGPSVTLDPRTNAVRRDIADIRLAEHVFAPHYAAPLPMVVATRTTLRSERPLDSASIAILMPEDLFEVLEYAGDDAWGIAPAHGQVGYIAAAALAPYVQ
- a CDS encoding MarR family transcriptional regulator; this translates as MQALVDYVRSGEPDLTNRQMALLLVVYLRPGPHTVRGLARVLNVSKPVVTRALNRLGALGYLRRQRDDTDKRNIFVAKTNEGAEFLEEFGQFLGDAEQPAARRASA
- a CDS encoding CTP synthase, which gives rise to MARFIFITGGVVSSLGKGLMAASLAALLQARGYRVRIRKFDPYLNVDPGTMSPYQHGEVYVTDDGAETDLDLGHYERFTGVPSRQSDNVTSGRIYQQIIARERRGDYLGATVQVIPHVTDAIKEFAQAETDDLDFVLCEIGGTVGDIESLPFIEAIRQLRNDLGRGQSVSIHVTLVPYIAAAGELKTKPTQHSVRELAALGVQPDVLVCRCEQPLPASDRAKIALFCNVPQAAVIPALDAKSIYAVPMQYHAEGLDSEVLRAFGIEPGEAPKLDRWIDIVDRLENPEGEVTIGVVGKYVGLPDAYKSLNEALVHGGIANRVKVNIQWIDAELFEQTDSDVAAKLEPLHAILVPGAFGERGAEGKIASVRFARERRVPYFGICFGMQMACVEGARDLGGIANASSTEFGPTDEPVVGMITEWMTADGIQKREEGGDLGGTMRLGAYEAKLDGNSVVASIYGSDDISERHRHRYEVNTGYRDVLEKGGLVFSGMSPDGTLPEIVERPDHPWFIGVQFHPELKSKPFDPHPLFASFVEAAVKQSRLV